The Desulfomicrobium orale DSM 12838 genome includes a window with the following:
- the creB gene encoding two-component system response regulator CreB, which produces MPAHIFIVDDEPAIADAIQYALETEGFVTSRYLDGRSALADMERMTPELVLLDVGLPDMSGFELCSAIRRESDVPVIFLTARGHEIDRVVGLEIGGDDYIVKPFSPREVSARVKAVLRRAGAPRSASSGMWAVDENRRRIAYFGQGLELSRYEYEILKTLIRSPGQVFSRERLMDLVWDSPETSLDRAVDAHIKNIRAKLRRIAPDREAIVTHRGSGYALREEA; this is translated from the coding sequence ATGCCCGCCCATATCTTCATCGTGGACGACGAACCGGCCATTGCCGACGCCATCCAGTACGCCCTGGAAACCGAAGGTTTCGTCACCTCCCGCTACCTCGACGGCCGCTCCGCTCTGGCGGACATGGAGCGGATGACTCCGGAGCTGGTCCTGCTGGACGTGGGTCTGCCGGACATGAGCGGTTTTGAGCTGTGCTCGGCCATCCGGCGGGAAAGCGATGTGCCGGTCATCTTTCTCACGGCCAGAGGGCACGAGATCGACCGTGTGGTCGGTCTTGAGATCGGCGGGGATGACTACATCGTCAAGCCCTTCAGTCCGCGCGAGGTCTCGGCCCGGGTCAAGGCCGTGCTGCGCCGGGCGGGAGCGCCCCGTTCCGCGTCTTCCGGCATGTGGGCCGTGGATGAAAACCGCCGGAGGATTGCCTATTTCGGGCAGGGTCTGGAGCTTTCACGCTATGAATACGAGATTCTGAAAACCCTGATCCGCAGTCCGGGACAGGTCTTTTCCAGAGAACGGCTCATGGATCTGGTCTGGGATTCGCCGGAAACCAGCCTGGACCGTGCGGTGGACGCACACATCAAGAACATCCGGGCCAAACTGCGCCGGATCGCGCCGGATCGGGAAGCCATCGTCACCCATCGGGGCAGCGGCTACGCCCTGCGGGAGGAAGCATGA
- the mlaD gene encoding outer membrane lipid asymmetry maintenance protein MlaD has product MKANSISLHASVGLFLLIGLACTAYLSLTLANTAFLSGGHYTLTARFAAVNGLRPGSNVEISGVHVGKVTDISLEPELFQAVVTMQVRDTVPVPSDSTAVIKTSGLIGDRYISIIPGGDDSTLEDRGVILDTQPAVDIEELISKYVFGSVTK; this is encoded by the coding sequence ATGAAAGCGAACTCCATCTCACTGCACGCGTCCGTGGGTCTTTTTCTGCTCATCGGCCTGGCCTGCACGGCGTATCTGTCGCTGACCCTGGCCAACACCGCCTTTCTCTCGGGCGGACACTACACCCTCACAGCCAGATTCGCGGCCGTGAACGGCCTGCGCCCCGGCAGCAACGTGGAAATATCCGGGGTGCATGTGGGCAAGGTCACGGATATTTCCCTCGAACCGGAACTCTTTCAGGCCGTGGTCACCATGCAGGTGCGTGACACCGTGCCCGTGCCTTCCGACTCCACGGCCGTCATCAAGACCAGCGGCCTGATCGGCGACAGGTACATCAGCATCATCCCCGGCGGCGACGACTCCACTCTGGAAGACAGGGGTGTCATCCTGGACACGCAACCGGCCGTCGATATTGAGGAACTCATCTCCAAATACGTTTTCGGAAGTGTAACCAAATGA
- a CDS encoding amphi-Trp domain-containing protein, producing the protein MPEKKTLIELEERRQTYMAGMLLKEVAAALSRRELEICADGQTYMLAVPAHVDVEYSVKQKLGEGKTKLEIEISWKS; encoded by the coding sequence ATGCCGGAAAAAAAGACCCTGATCGAACTGGAAGAACGCCGCCAGACCTACATGGCGGGCATGCTGCTCAAGGAAGTCGCCGCGGCCCTGTCCCGGCGCGAGCTGGAAATATGCGCCGACGGGCAGACGTATATGCTGGCCGTTCCCGCCCATGTGGATGTGGAGTATTCCGTGAAGCAGAAGCTAGGCGAGGGCAAAACCAAGCTGGAAATAGAAATCAGCTGGAAATCCTGA
- a CDS encoding HAD family hydrolase yields the protein MNPPSFRAIFVSDLDGTLLRDDKTASRKDTQALCELQKHGVLRAVATGRSIHSARKCLPPDFPVDYLIVSTGNQIIRWPDGEALQSARLTSPEIEKTRELLTGLGVNFMIHDDFPDTHHFSYHRGPAPSADFERRLNLHAAYAREYAGLPGSASQFLAVLDPARDDLFHAIAKASPELSVVRATSPLDNSSIWVEIFARGVSKASAIDALLHRHGLNGVLTGAIGNDHNDREMLERVHLPYVVAGAFLPHEPRYIKTPGNNSGAVSFAVSHFLKALNHA from the coding sequence ATGAATCCACCAAGCTTCCGCGCCATCTTTGTCAGCGATCTGGACGGCACCCTGCTGCGAGACGACAAAACGGCTTCACGCAAGGATACCCAGGCCCTGTGCGAGCTGCAAAAACACGGCGTGCTGCGGGCTGTGGCCACAGGCAGATCCATCCATTCCGCCCGAAAATGCCTGCCGCCGGACTTTCCTGTGGACTATCTCATTGTCTCCACCGGCAACCAGATCATCCGCTGGCCGGATGGCGAAGCTCTTCAGAGCGCGCGGCTGACCAGCCCGGAGATCGAAAAAACCCGCGAGCTGCTGACCGGCCTGGGCGTGAACTTCATGATTCACGACGATTTTCCGGACACACACCACTTTTCCTACCATCGCGGCCCGGCACCCAGTGCGGATTTCGAACGCCGCCTGAATCTGCATGCCGCTTACGCCCGCGAATACGCCGGACTTCCCGGAAGCGCCTCCCAGTTTCTGGCTGTTCTCGATCCCGCCCGGGACGATCTTTTTCATGCCATTGCCAAGGCCAGTCCGGAACTGAGCGTGGTCCGGGCCACTTCACCGCTGGACAACAGCTCCATCTGGGTGGAAATCTTCGCCCGGGGCGTGTCCAAGGCCTCGGCCATCGACGCCCTGCTGCACCGCCACGGCCTGAACGGCGTCCTGACCGGAGCCATCGGCAACGACCATAACGACCGGGAAATGCTGGAACGGGTTCATCTGCCCTACGTGGTCGCAGGGGCCTTTCTGCCCCATGAACCCCGGTACATAAAAACTCCCGGCAACAACAGCGGCGCGGTGTCTTTCGCCGTGTCCCACTTTCTCAAAGCTCTGAACCACGCATGA
- the creC gene encoding two-component system sensor histidine kinase CreC, protein MKLGARIFLSYVLLTAVCFSYPLSRFFGELRTLFVENVEEVLVDQAHILAALIGTSMEAGHFKAGDLDRAFASVRGRTFTARIYDFTKTDVDMHVYLTDAAGRIVFDSARPGSAGADYSNWRDVALTLRGQYGARSTRSDPDNPDTSMLHVASPVMVHGELAGVLTVVKPTTNVNALLEQERPGMLRMWFTAGAAALGLSLLAAVWLTWPVVRLTRYAEQVRTGGRAVLPPLGGTELRDMGLALESMREALEGKKYAEHYVQTLTHEIKSPLSAIMGAAELLTEDMPAERRTAFLGNIRTEAARIQNLVERMLELAALENRRELESREPVPVESLLRGVLEGVAPLLSRRNMTAHCEAGSAGSVPGDRFLLHQALANLVQNAIDFSPDGGCIRITARRGEDRLVVSVEDDGPGIEAEYADKVFEKFFSLRRPGTDKKSTGLGLNFVREVAQLHGGFVRLENTEPGLRASLFLPMG, encoded by the coding sequence ATGAAGCTCGGCGCGCGCATTTTTCTGTCCTATGTGCTGCTGACGGCCGTCTGCTTCAGCTATCCGCTCAGCCGTTTCTTCGGGGAATTGCGCACGCTGTTCGTGGAAAACGTGGAAGAAGTACTGGTGGATCAGGCTCACATTCTGGCCGCGCTCATCGGCACATCCATGGAGGCCGGACATTTTAAGGCCGGGGATCTGGACCGGGCCTTCGCCTCTGTCCGGGGGCGCACCTTTACGGCCCGCATCTACGACTTCACCAAGACGGATGTGGACATGCATGTGTACCTGACCGACGCGGCCGGACGCATTGTCTTTGATTCAGCAAGACCCGGCAGCGCCGGGGCGGACTATTCCAACTGGCGGGATGTGGCCCTGACCCTGAGGGGACAGTACGGGGCCCGGTCCACCCGCTCCGACCCGGACAATCCGGACACTTCCATGCTGCACGTGGCCTCTCCGGTCATGGTCCATGGGGAGCTGGCCGGCGTGCTGACCGTGGTGAAGCCTACGACCAACGTGAACGCCCTGCTGGAGCAGGAGCGGCCGGGTATGCTGCGCATGTGGTTTACCGCGGGCGCCGCGGCTCTGGGGCTGTCGCTTCTGGCGGCAGTCTGGCTGACCTGGCCCGTGGTTCGTCTGACCCGATACGCCGAGCAGGTGCGCACGGGCGGACGGGCCGTCTTGCCGCCTCTGGGCGGAACAGAATTGCGGGACATGGGGCTGGCTCTGGAGAGCATGCGCGAGGCCCTGGAGGGGAAGAAGTATGCGGAGCATTATGTGCAGACCCTGACCCACGAGATAAAAAGCCCTCTTTCAGCCATCATGGGTGCGGCCGAACTGCTCACGGAAGATATGCCCGCCGAGCGCCGGACCGCGTTTCTGGGCAATATCCGCACAGAGGCCGCCCGGATTCAGAATCTGGTGGAACGGATGCTGGAGCTGGCCGCCCTGGAAAACCGGCGGGAACTGGAATCACGGGAGCCCGTTCCCGTGGAATCCCTGTTGCGCGGCGTGCTGGAAGGCGTGGCTCCGCTTCTGTCCCGCCGGAACATGACGGCGCACTGCGAGGCCGGCAGCGCGGGCAGCGTGCCGGGAGACCGGTTTCTGCTGCATCAGGCCCTGGCCAATCTCGTGCAGAACGCCATCGACTTCAGTCCGGACGGCGGCTGTATCCGCATCACGGCGCGGCGCGGGGAAGACCGTCTGGTTGTCAGCGTGGAAGATGACGGGCCGGGTATCGAAGCGGAATACGCGGACAAGGTCTTCGAGAAGTTTTTTTCTTTGCGGCGGCCCGGCACGGACAAGAAAAGCACGGGGCTGGGGCTTAATTTCGTCCGCGAGGTCGCCCAGCTCCACGGCGGTTTCGTGCGTCTTGAGAACACGGAGCCGGGCCTGCGGGCCAGTCTCTTCCTGCCGATGGGTTGA
- a CDS encoding VacJ family lipoprotein: protein MNKGFIAALLILCLFAGACAGRKAPDPSMDASEDDFLMEDGPAQPDSLEKFNRGAFAFNDGVITHVFTPVNDVYTGLFPQDFRNGFGNFHRNLGYPARLVNSLLQFKLDKAAKETAAFVLNTFFGMGGLFNVAKGVPALKTSPEDFGQTLAFYGVGHGSYLVLPLLGPSSLRDAAGSAVDMVLHPRFWIRPDGLSYGLAAHEKTNQLSAILPVYQSMKAESLDQYTGMKDVYFQHRNTLESQ, encoded by the coding sequence ATGAATAAAGGCTTCATCGCCGCCCTGCTGATTCTGTGCCTTTTTGCCGGAGCCTGCGCCGGTAGAAAAGCTCCGGACCCGTCCATGGACGCCTCGGAAGACGATTTTCTCATGGAAGACGGGCCGGCCCAGCCCGACAGCCTGGAAAAGTTCAACCGGGGAGCTTTCGCCTTCAACGACGGCGTCATCACCCATGTTTTCACACCGGTGAACGATGTGTACACTGGCCTGTTTCCTCAGGATTTCCGCAACGGCTTCGGCAATTTCCACAGAAATCTGGGGTATCCCGCGCGGCTGGTGAATTCTCTCCTCCAGTTCAAGCTGGACAAGGCCGCCAAGGAAACCGCCGCCTTTGTCCTGAACACGTTCTTCGGCATGGGAGGTCTGTTCAACGTGGCCAAGGGCGTTCCGGCCCTCAAGACCTCTCCCGAGGACTTCGGCCAGACCCTGGCCTTTTACGGAGTGGGACACGGCTCCTATCTGGTCCTGCCTCTTCTGGGGCCGTCCTCCCTGCGGGATGCGGCGGGCTCGGCGGTGGACATGGTTCTGCATCCGCGCTTCTGGATACGGCCCGACGGCCTGAGCTACGGTCTGGCCGCCCACGAGAAAACCAACCAGCTTTCGGCCATTCTGCCCGTCTACCAGTCCATGAAGGCCGAATCCCTGGACCAGTACACCGGCATGAAGGACGTTTATTTTCAGCACAGAAACACGCTGGAGTCGCAATGA
- a CDS encoding sirohydrochlorin cobaltochelatase, with protein sequence MSSHVTTQSSRNGLLLAAFGTTVPEARSALGHIEKKAAERFPCMEIRWAYSSRIVRGLLAEEGIIVDSPAMALARMMDDGFAHVAVQSLHTIPGEEFHALHKTVQAFSGIPKGMRTVVLGRPLLSEPEDVEACARAILASLPPERKKNEAVVLLGHGTRHPANIYYPGLQHYLDRIDPLVLVGTVEGVPSLEDVRELLRMRQASRVYLQPFMAVAGDHAVNDMAGDEEDSWKSVLTADGLDCIPVMKGTAECPAFMDIWLDHLQDALERLP encoded by the coding sequence ATGTCCAGCCATGTTACGACACAGTCGTCCAGAAACGGCCTGCTGCTGGCGGCCTTCGGAACCACGGTGCCGGAAGCCCGTTCGGCCTTGGGACACATCGAAAAAAAGGCCGCCGAACGTTTTCCCTGCATGGAAATCCGCTGGGCCTACTCATCCCGGATCGTGCGCGGTCTCCTGGCCGAAGAAGGCATTATCGTCGATTCCCCGGCCATGGCGCTGGCCCGCATGATGGACGACGGCTTCGCTCACGTGGCCGTGCAGTCCCTGCACACCATCCCCGGTGAGGAATTTCACGCCCTGCACAAAACGGTGCAGGCGTTTTCCGGCATCCCCAAGGGCATGCGCACGGTGGTTCTGGGCCGTCCGCTGCTGTCCGAACCGGAGGATGTGGAAGCCTGTGCCAGAGCCATCCTGGCCAGTCTGCCGCCCGAACGCAAAAAAAACGAGGCCGTGGTGCTTCTGGGGCACGGCACCCGCCATCCGGCCAACATCTATTACCCCGGCCTGCAGCATTATCTGGACCGCATCGACCCGCTGGTGCTGGTGGGCACCGTGGAAGGCGTGCCTTCTCTGGAGGATGTACGCGAGCTGCTGAGGATGCGGCAGGCATCCAGAGTCTATCTTCAGCCGTTCATGGCTGTGGCCGGAGATCACGCCGTCAACGACATGGCCGGAGACGAGGAGGACAGCTGGAAATCCGTCCTCACGGCGGACGGTCTGGACTGCATTCCGGTCATGAAAGGTACGGCGGAATGCCCGGCTTTCATGGACATCTGGCTGGATCACCTTCAGGACGCGCTTGAACGGCTTCCATAG
- a CDS encoding MlaE family ABC transporter permease — protein MKHLLTIPAALGERAAAVTVHTGQWAVFSLTALAGLLRPRGLMPKILRDIHFIGFKSLSIIVLVAFFTGMVLGLQGHRTLVEFSAEGMLGVAVALSLVRELGPVLTAIMLIARAGSSISAEIGIMRISEQIDALSTMNVDPVRHLVTPRLAASFVCFPLLTAVFDCVGILGGYFSSTLLSTRSGIFFSKIQSSLQMEDVTGGFIKALVFSFIVMTVSCYCGYFTHLNRTSAGAQGVSNSTTSAVVQSCVYVLIADYVITSLLM, from the coding sequence ATGAAACATCTGCTGACCATACCCGCGGCCCTGGGCGAACGGGCCGCCGCCGTCACCGTCCACACGGGACAGTGGGCCGTTTTCTCCCTGACCGCCCTGGCAGGGCTGCTTCGGCCGCGCGGGCTCATGCCCAAAATTCTCCGCGACATTCATTTCATCGGCTTCAAATCGCTCAGCATCATCGTACTGGTGGCCTTTTTCACGGGCATGGTGCTCGGCCTTCAGGGACACCGCACCCTGGTCGAATTCAGTGCCGAGGGCATGCTGGGCGTGGCCGTGGCCCTGTCTCTGGTGCGCGAGCTGGGGCCGGTGCTCACGGCCATCATGCTCATCGCCAGGGCGGGATCGAGCATCAGCGCCGAAATCGGCATCATGCGCATTTCCGAGCAGATCGACGCCCTGTCCACCATGAACGTGGACCCCGTCCGCCATCTGGTCACGCCGAGGCTGGCGGCCTCCTTCGTCTGCTTTCCCCTGCTCACGGCTGTTTTCGACTGTGTGGGCATCCTCGGCGGCTATTTTTCCTCCACGCTGCTCAGCACCCGTTCGGGCATCTTTTTCAGTAAAATCCAGTCAAGCCTCCAGATGGAAGACGTCACCGGCGGGTTCATCAAGGCCCTGGTCTTTTCCTTCATCGTCATGACCGTCTCCTGCTACTGCGGCTATTTCACCCATCTGAACCGCACCAGCGCCGGAGCCCAAGGCGTGAGCAACTCCACCACCTCGGCCGTGGTGCAGTCCTGCGTCTATGTGCTCATCGCGGATTATGTCATCACTTCCCTGTTGATGTGA
- the purF gene encoding amidophosphoribosyltransferase, translating into MKKEECGLFGIYGHPEAARMTYFGLYALQHRGQESAGIVTWDGQGIREQRGMGLVHDVFQEHHLSRQLKGDVAVGHVRYATTGASLLRNAQPFRVMYKGMHMALAHNGNLVNTAELREELENQGTIFQTSMDSEVIMHLVAKHMNGGTPEEAVTKACSRIKGAFALLFLINRKLIAVRDPWGIRPLALGRVGDAYVLASETCAFDLIEAEHLRDLEPGEMLVIEDGRMTTLPCIEPAARQSACIFELIYFARPDSLVFGHDTYSTRKTMGQILARESPVEADFVMPFPDSGVYAAVGYSQQSGLPFEACMIRNHYVGRTFIQPTQDMRDFSVRMKLNPVRSMIKGKRVIIVEDSIVRGTTIRTRVKQLRELGAREIHMRVSCPPIRYPCFYGIDFSSKGELIAANHSVADIGRYLGLDSLHFITLGGLLKAVRGPENFCLACFNGDYPVPPGSLAGKD; encoded by the coding sequence ATGAAAAAAGAAGAATGCGGACTTTTCGGCATTTACGGCCACCCCGAGGCGGCCCGCATGACCTATTTCGGTCTTTACGCCCTCCAGCACCGGGGACAGGAAAGCGCGGGTATCGTCACCTGGGACGGCCAAGGCATCCGCGAGCAGCGCGGCATGGGCCTGGTCCACGATGTCTTCCAGGAGCATCATCTCTCCCGCCAGCTCAAAGGCGACGTGGCCGTGGGTCATGTGCGCTACGCCACCACGGGCGCATCCCTTCTGCGCAACGCCCAGCCCTTCCGGGTCATGTACAAGGGCATGCATATGGCTCTGGCCCACAACGGCAATCTGGTGAACACCGCCGAACTGCGCGAGGAACTGGAAAATCAGGGCACCATTTTTCAGACCTCCATGGACAGCGAGGTCATCATGCATCTGGTGGCCAAACACATGAACGGCGGCACGCCCGAAGAGGCCGTGACCAAGGCCTGTTCCCGCATCAAGGGCGCATTTGCCCTGCTTTTCCTGATTAACCGGAAGCTCATTGCCGTGCGCGACCCGTGGGGCATCCGTCCTCTGGCTCTGGGCCGGGTGGGTGACGCCTATGTCCTGGCCTCGGAAACCTGCGCCTTCGACCTGATCGAAGCCGAACATTTGCGGGACCTCGAGCCCGGCGAAATGCTGGTCATCGAGGATGGGCGCATGACCACCCTGCCCTGCATCGAGCCTGCCGCCCGGCAGAGCGCGTGCATCTTCGAGCTCATCTATTTCGCCCGCCCGGATTCTCTGGTCTTCGGGCATGACACCTACAGCACGCGCAAGACCATGGGCCAGATTCTGGCCCGCGAATCCCCGGTGGAAGCGGATTTCGTCATGCCCTTCCCCGATTCCGGCGTATACGCCGCCGTGGGCTACTCGCAGCAGTCCGGCCTGCCCTTCGAAGCCTGCATGATCCGCAACCATTACGTCGGCCGGACCTTCATCCAGCCCACTCAGGACATGCGCGACTTTTCCGTGCGCATGAAACTGAACCCCGTGCGGAGCATGATCAAAGGCAAGCGGGTCATCATCGTGGAGGACTCCATCGTACGCGGCACCACCATCCGCACCAGGGTCAAGCAGCTGCGCGAACTGGGGGCCAGGGAAATTCACATGCGCGTGAGCTGTCCGCCCATCCGCTACCCCTGTTTTTACGGCATTGATTTTTCCTCCAAGGGCGAACTCATCGCGGCCAACCACTCCGTCGCCGACATCGGCCGCTATCTGGGGCTCGACAGCCTGCATTTCATCACTCTGGGCGGGCTGCTCAAGGCTGTGCGGGGACCGGAGAACTTCTGTCTGGCCTGTTTCAACGGCGACTACCCGGTGCCGCCCGGCAGTCTTGCGGGCAAGGACTAG
- a CDS encoding ABC transporter ATP-binding protein → MNEPLIQIRNLSKSFGGRVILKDTSLDIRRNEITAIIGKSGVGKSVLVKHIIGLIEPDAGDIVFDGQSYAASGRKALARIKDRCSYMFQHNALFDSLTVFENVALPLREKGRIRKEELERRVRARIAQLELTEVAQMYPREISGGMQKRVALARALITEPEIIFFDEPTTGLDPLRKKAVFSMIHRYHREFNFTAVIITHDIPDIFYIAHAVHILEDGKIVFSGDPVTLEQSASPELYVYTHGHEMLVDDLTGLRNRPSLARLVENGAPMELTVIHLRGLRRLTDFRGNLLGHTLVEKIASFIRRELGRAAGLYSRETIVIAAGKDDDAEGVAKLGRFLESPALRRFSEEYDLEISLSAHRAKPGGLPELWDRLARMENEPAIPTGHHI, encoded by the coding sequence ATGAACGAACCCCTCATCCAAATCCGCAATCTGTCCAAGTCCTTCGGCGGGCGCGTCATCCTGAAGGATACCTCGCTGGACATCCGGCGCAACGAAATCACGGCCATCATCGGCAAGAGCGGCGTGGGCAAAAGCGTTCTGGTCAAGCATATCATCGGCCTAATCGAACCCGACGCCGGGGATATCGTGTTCGACGGACAGTCCTACGCCGCCTCGGGCCGCAAAGCCCTGGCCCGGATCAAGGACAGATGCAGCTACATGTTCCAGCACAACGCCCTTTTCGACTCCCTGACCGTGTTCGAAAATGTCGCTCTGCCCCTGCGGGAAAAGGGACGCATCCGCAAAGAGGAGCTGGAGCGGCGGGTCAGAGCCCGCATCGCACAGCTGGAGCTCACGGAAGTGGCGCAGATGTATCCCAGGGAAATTTCCGGCGGCATGCAGAAACGCGTGGCTCTGGCCCGGGCCCTGATCACCGAACCGGAGATCATCTTTTTCGACGAACCCACCACCGGCCTGGACCCCCTCCGGAAAAAGGCCGTTTTTTCCATGATCCACCGCTACCACCGGGAATTCAACTTCACGGCGGTCATCATCACCCACGACATCCCGGACATTTTTTACATCGCCCACGCCGTGCACATTCTGGAGGACGGCAAAATCGTCTTTTCCGGAGATCCCGTCACTCTGGAACAGTCCGCCTCGCCGGAACTCTATGTGTACACCCACGGACACGAAATGCTCGTGGATGACCTGACGGGCCTGCGCAACAGGCCGTCTCTGGCGCGTCTGGTGGAAAACGGCGCCCCGATGGAGCTGACGGTCATCCATCTCCGCGGCCTGCGGCGCCTCACGGATTTCCGGGGGAACCTTCTGGGACACACTCTGGTGGAAAAAATCGCCTCCTTCATACGCCGGGAACTGGGCCGCGCGGCGGGCCTTTATTCGCGGGAAACCATTGTCATTGCCGCCGGAAAAGACGATGACGCCGAAGGCGTGGCAAAACTCGGACGTTTTCTGGAAAGCCCGGCTCTGCGCCGTTTCAGCGAAGAATACGACCTTGAAATATCCCTGAGCGCCCACCGGGCGAAACCCGGCGGCCTGCCGGAACTCTGGGACCGCCTCGCCCGCATGGAAAACGAACCGGCGATCCCGACAGGACACCATATATGA
- a CDS encoding pyridoxamine kinase, whose amino-acid sequence MHSAVQRIAAIHDLSGFGGGSLSAVVPILSALGIQVCALPTALLSTHTGGFSGFHFRDLTEDMRCIISHWKDLGLYFDGIYSGFLGSAEQIHIVRDFITTFRKQSSLVVVDPVLGDDGQLYETMHPQMIKGMRELTACADVITPNLTEAALLLGHEPGPVSTPIVKDWARDLSSLGPERIIITSVPENHGSGTSVIAYDKANERFWKVACPYIPACYPGTGDIFASVITGSLLQGDSLPLSLDRAVQFVSLAIRATFGHNFPEREGVFLERVLPSLNAPVSMSSFELI is encoded by the coding sequence ATGCATTCCGCCGTCCAGCGCATCGCCGCCATACATGATCTGTCCGGGTTCGGAGGAGGTTCCCTCTCCGCCGTAGTCCCCATTCTCTCGGCTCTGGGGATACAGGTCTGCGCCCTGCCCACTGCCCTTCTGTCCACCCACACCGGAGGCTTCAGCGGTTTTCACTTCCGCGATCTGACAGAAGACATGCGCTGTATCATCAGCCACTGGAAAGATCTGGGACTCTACTTCGACGGCATCTATTCCGGCTTTCTGGGTTCCGCCGAACAGATTCATATTGTCCGGGATTTCATCACCACGTTCAGGAAGCAATCTTCCCTGGTGGTAGTCGACCCTGTGCTCGGAGATGACGGGCAACTCTACGAAACCATGCACCCGCAGATGATCAAAGGTATGCGGGAACTGACGGCCTGCGCCGACGTCATCACCCCGAATCTCACCGAAGCCGCATTGCTGCTGGGCCATGAGCCGGGCCCGGTATCCACCCCCATCGTGAAGGACTGGGCCAGAGATTTGTCCTCTCTGGGACCGGAACGGATCATCATCACCAGCGTGCCGGAAAATCACGGCAGCGGGACATCGGTCATCGCTTACGACAAAGCCAACGAACGCTTCTGGAAGGTTGCATGTCCTTATATTCCGGCATGTTACCCAGGAACTGGAGATATCTTCGCCAGCGTGATAACGGGCTCGCTGCTGCAAGGGGACTCCCTGCCTCTGTCTCTGGATCGGGCGGTACAGTTCGTATCCCTGGCTATCCGCGCCACCTTCGGGCATAATTTTCCGGAGCGGGAAGGGGTTTTTCTGGAGCGGGTGCTGCCCAGTCTGAATGCTCCCGTCTCCATGAGCAGTTTCGAACTGATATGA
- a CDS encoding MlaC/ttg2D family ABC transporter substrate-binding protein, which translates to MKCLISSDISGHGGRKLLGAALSLLLLPALALAQTSPTDYVRTNVDAVLAVLNNPEYAGNQELKVQQIALLADSFFDAQELSKRALGQYWKIFREDQRREFQELFVDLLKSTYLKKTALYNNEKVIYDRETLKSDTLAEVHTTLTSPKLSVPVVYFLIKRDGKWGVYDVAVENVSLVRNYRSQFQSILQNNSPDQLMGILREKTHE; encoded by the coding sequence ATGAAATGCCTTATCTCATCAGACATCTCCGGCCATGGCGGCCGGAAACTGCTCGGCGCGGCACTGTCCCTTCTGCTGCTGCCCGCTCTGGCCCTGGCCCAGACCTCGCCCACGGACTATGTCCGGACCAATGTGGACGCCGTGCTGGCCGTGCTGAACAACCCGGAATATGCCGGAAACCAGGAGCTGAAGGTCCAGCAGATCGCGCTTCTGGCCGACAGCTTCTTCGACGCCCAGGAATTGTCCAAACGCGCCCTGGGCCAGTACTGGAAGATTTTCCGGGAAGATCAGCGCCGGGAATTCCAGGAGCTTTTCGTGGATCTGCTCAAGAGCACCTACCTGAAAAAAACGGCGCTCTATAACAACGAAAAAGTCATCTATGACCGGGAAACGCTGAAATCCGACACGCTGGCCGAGGTGCATACCACCCTGACTTCGCCCAAGCTGTCCGTCCCCGTTGTCTATTTTCTGATCAAACGCGACGGAAAATGGGGCGTGTACGACGTGGCCGTGGAAAACGTGAGTCTGGTCAGGAATTACCGTTCGCAGTTCCAGAGCATACTGCAGAACAATTCCCCCGATCAGCTCATGGGCATCCTGAGGGAGAAAACGCATGAATAA